A window of Solanum stenotomum isolate F172 chromosome 3, ASM1918654v1, whole genome shotgun sequence contains these coding sequences:
- the LOC125860130 gene encoding uncharacterized protein LOC125860130, producing the protein MAIGMISEPPSLVTSPRISFSHNLSPSNLTNILHNTQIQEPVPSNSEFDFCISNTETSSADELFSDGLIRPIQLQEKFVNSSKQTILSKKTQSLPPLPQIDQNDQNPKQEIKTEQQKNHSFWGIKRSSSVHCVNTHKKSSSFWSLPLLSRSNSTGSVPNSKKQGNLQLKQIKNSSTPASFYTFPSSQKPPLRKNYGAAGTNYGNGIRISPVLNVASQNLFGFGSLFRNGKHKKSKK; encoded by the coding sequence atggccATTGGTATGATATCTGAGCCTCCAAGCTTAGTTACAAGTCCAAGAATCTCTTTTTCCCACAATCTTTCACCTTCAAATCTTACTAATATTCTTCACAACACACAAATCCAAGAACCTGTTccttcaaattctgaatttgaTTTCTGTATCAGCAATACAGAAACTTCATCAGCAGATGAACTCTTTTCAGATGGCTTAATTCGCCCAATTCAACTTCAAGAAAAGTTTGTCAATTCTTCAAAACAAACCATTTTATCAAAAAAGACTCAATCTCTTCCACCCCTTCCACAAATTGACCAAAATGATCAAAACCCAAAACAAGAAATCAAAACAGAGCAACAAAAGAATCATTCTTTTTGGGGTATTAAAAGAAGCAGTAGTGTTCATTGTGTTAATACACACAAGAAAAGCAGTTCGTTTTGGTCATTACCTTTATTATCTCGAAGCAATTCAACTGGTTCAGTACCAAATTCCAAGAAACAGGGGAATCTGCAATTAAAGCaaatcaagaattcatcaacacCAGCAAGTTTTTACACATTTCCATCATCTCAAAAACCGCCATTAAGGAAGAATTATGGAGCAGCAGGGACTAATTATGGTAATGGTATTAGAATTAGTCCAGTTCTTAATGTTGCATCACAAAAtttatttggatttgggtctctgTTTCGCAATGGGAAACATAAAAAGAGTAAGAAATGA
- the LOC125859916 gene encoding uncharacterized protein LOC125859916 translates to MRRNPKASIDPIRTSKRIAKAKNVMNPIVAIEAINKKNSKVAGSEVITRKTTLVPKIADEPTMTKKIKACKEAADNKRGKRPFASKVPQTDTSYKTLYFDSQKKVEDLTELNHKQAIDLSYRSGQVDAYEYIIGNMKNVVAFSNTMRVTDAEMNLSKGTAPDGPSLNLNHLE, encoded by the exons ATGAGGAGAAACCCAAAAGCTTCGATCGACCCGATCCGCACGAGCAAGCGGATAGCCAAAGCAAAAAATGTGATGAATCCAATAGTCGCCATCGAagcaataaataagaagaactCCAAAGTTGCTGGATCGGAAGTAATTACAAGGAAGACAACATTAGTTCCAAAAATTGCTGATGAGCCAACAATGACGAAGAAGATCAAAGCCTGCAAGGAAGCAGCCGATAATAAG AGAGGTAAAAGGCCCTTTGCAAGTAAAGTTCCACAGACAGATACCAGCTACAAAACTCTGTATTTTGACTCGCAAAAAAAG GTTGAGGATTTGACGGAGCTAAACCATAAACAAGCCATTGATTTGAGCTACAGGAGTGGACAAGTTGATGCA TACGAGTATATAATAGGAAATATGAAGAATGTGGTGGCCTTCTCTAATACAATGAGAGTAACTGATGCAGAGATGAACTTGTCTAAAGGAACTGCTCCAGATGGTCCTTCGTTGAATCTGAACCATCTCGAATGA
- the LOC125858531 gene encoding zinc finger protein BRUTUS-like, with product MATQGREGGGGVAVLCGGGVNAVDSSASSSNGVLEKETSGGKQESPILFFLFFHKAIRLELDALHRSALAYATGQLEDIQPLLKRYRFLRSVYKHHCHAEDEVIFPALDIRVKNVAPTYSLEHQGENDLFDHLFEILNSEKQNCERFPRELASCTGALQTSVSQHMSKEEEQVFPLLTEKFSMDEQASLVWQFLCSIPVNMMKKFLPWLSSSISPDEHKDMQKCLSMIIPKEKLLQQVIFSWMEDGKCVTAVGGHDIDADPPCSVDFNSVTETCAPGNEKCVCESSSPGKRKFRLKGDTFDTDSGNPIDEVLHWHNAIKRELDEIAAEARRIELAGELSSLTAFYARLQFIAQVCIFHSIAEDKVIFPAVDGGLSFFQEHAEEEIQFNELRSLIESIQSTEVNSASAAEFFSKLYSQADLIIETIKQHFHNEEVQVLPLARKHFTRDRQRKLLFQSLCLMPLKLMERVLPWLVGALSEDEARNFLKNLQLAASEGDTALVTLLSGWACKGRTDGVCLSSSVTGCCAVKRFADIEEYYAGAPCPCFLSVHSDDSKRPFKRNLTSLCTKDDTLDLSKGVNACNISCNDQSCRVPGLGVSDNNLVLTTISTPKSLRSLTFSSAAPSLESSLFIWETDCTSSQPNHKVHPIDTIFKFHKAIQKDLEYLDVESGKLSDCPETFLRQFIGRFRLLWGLYRAHSNAEDEIVFPELESKEALHNVSHSYMLDHKQEEKLFEDISSALTNLSELHKGLKESGRSILESTGLYDRDCKRKYNELATKVQGMCKSIRVSLDQHIFREEHELWPLFGKHFSMEEQDIIVGRIIGSTGAEVLQSMLPWVTSALTQDEQNKMMDTLKQATRNTMFSEWLNECWRRNPEVSSQPEALQNSYTNRGVDSHEGLDQSDHMFKPGWKDIFRMNQTELESEIRKVHWDSTLDPRRKSYLIQNLMTSRWIASQQKSQASTEEISRCEDVVGCSPSFRDTEKQIFGCEHYKRNCKLLAACCGKLFACRFCHDEVSDHSMDRKATLEMMCMRCLKVQPIRPSCTTPSCNGFSMAKYYCSICKFFDDERPIYHCPSCNLCRVGHGLGIDFYHCMKCNCCLGKGLVDHKCLEKALETNCPICCEFLFTSSATVRPLPCGHYMHSACFQAYASSNYICPICSKSMGNMAVYFGMLDALLANEVLPEEYRNHWQDILCNDCEQKCRTPFHWLYHKCGFCGSYNTRVITLPTTDSDCPT from the exons GTGATCTTTCCAGCTCTTGATATACGTGTGAAGAATGTAGCGCCAACATACTCCTTAGAGCACCAAGGTGaaaatgatctttttgatcACCTTTTTGAGATCTTAAATTCTGAGAAGCAGAATTGCGAAAGATTTCCACGAGAGCTAGCATCTTGTACTGGGGCATTGCAAACTTCTGTTAGTCAGCACATGTCAAAAGAGGAAGAACAG GTGTTCCCTTTGCTCACTGAGAAATTCTCAATGGATGAGCAGGCATCACTTGTTTGGCAGTTCCTTTGTAGCATTCCTGtgaatatgatgaaaaagtTCCTTCCCTGGCTTTCATCCTCTATATCTCCTGATGAGCACAAGGATATGCAGAAGTGCTTGTCTATGATTATTCCGAAAGAGAAGCTTCTCCAACAG GTAATTTTCTCCTGGATGGAAGATGGAAAGTGTGTCACTGCAGTTGGTGGGCATGATATTGATGCTGACCCTCCATGCTCTGTGGATTTTAACTCTGTCACTGAAACTTGTGCGCCAGGAAACGAGAAGTGTGTGTGTGAATCTTCCAGCCCTGGGAAAAGAAAATTCAGGCTAAAGGGTGATACCTTTGATACTGATTCTGGAAATCCAATTGATGAAGTATTGCATTGGCATAATGCTATTAAGAGAGAGTTAGATGAAATAGCAGCAGAGGCTAGAAGAATTGAGTTGGCGGGAGAATTATCTAGTTTGACAGCTTTTTATGCGAGACTTCAGTTTATAGCTCAAGTCTGCATATTTCACAG CATTGCAGAGGACAAGGTCATATTTCCTGCTGTAGATGGAGGGCTCTCCTTCTTCCAAGAGCATGCTGAGGAAGAAATTCAATTTAATGAGCTACGTTCCCTGATCGAGAGCATTCAAAGCACAGAAGTCAATTCCGCCTCAGCTGCTGAATTTTTCTCCAAATTATATTCTCAGGCTGACTTAATTATTGAGACAATTAAACAACACTTTCACAATGAAGAAGTTCAG GTTCTTCCTCTTGCTCGAAAGCATTTTACCCGGGACAGACAGAGGAAACTTTTGTTCCAAAGTTTGTGTTTAATGCCATTGAAGTTGATGGAACGAGTCTTACCCTGGCTAGTGGGAGCACTGTCTGAAGATGAAGCCAGAAATTTCTTAAAGAACTTGCAGCTAGCAG CTTCAGAAGGTGATACTGCTTTGGTGACCCTATTATCTGGCTGGGCATGTAAAGGACGTACAGATGGTGTATGTTTGTCTTCTAGTGTCACTGGTTGCTGCGCTGTTAAAAGGTTTGCTGACATTGAAGAATATTATGCTGGAGCACCTTGTCCATGCTTTCTCTCTGTCCATTCTGATGATTCTAAGAGGCCATTCAAAAGAAACCTTACTTCTCTTTGCACAAAAGATGATACATTGGACTTGTCCAAGGGTGTAAATGCTTGTAATATATCTTGCAATGATCAGTCATGTCGTGTCCCAGGATTGGGGGTTAGTGATAATAATCTAGTACTAACTACTATATCCACACCAAAATCTCTTCGTTCGTTGACCTTCAGCTCTGCTGCTCCTTCTCTTGAGTCAAGCCTCTTTATCTGGGAGACAGATTGTACCTCTTCTCAACCCAACCATAAAGTGCATCCCATTGACACCATATTCAAATTTCATAAGGCGATACAAAAAGATTTGGAGTATCTTGATGTTGAATCTGGTAAGCTTAGTGACTGTCCTGAGACTTTTCTTCGGCAGTTCATTGGAAGATTCCGGTTGCTTTGGGGTTTGTACAGAGCCCACAGTAATGCCGAGGATGAGATAGTTTTCCCTGAACTTGAATCTAAAGAAGCACTCCACAATGTGTCTCATTCCTATATGTTGGACCATAAGCAGGAGGAGAAGCTGTTTGAAGACATATCATCTGCCCTCACTAATCTTTCGGAACTTCACAAAGGGTTGAAGGAGTCTGGGAGGAGTATTCTTGAGTCTACTGGCCTGTATGATAGGGATtgcaaaagaaaatacaatgaGCTTGCCACAAAGGTTCAAGGAATGTGTAAATCAATCAGAGTTAGCCTGGATCAGCATATATTCAGAGAAGAACATGAGCTGTGGCCACTATTTGGCAAGCATTTCTCTATGGAGGAACAAGACATAATTGTTGGTCGTATAATTGGAAGCACAGGGGCTGAAGTACTTCAGTCAATGCTGCCTTGGGTAACTTCTGCTCTTACTCAGGATGAGCAGAATAAGATGATGGACACATTAAAGCAGGCTACAAGAAACACCATGTTCAGTGAATGGCTCAACGAATGTTGGAGACGAAATCCAGAAGTATCTTCGCAGCCTGAAGCCTTGCAAAATAGCTATACAAACAGAG GTGTTGATTCACATGAAGGCTTGGATCAGAGTGACCATATGTTCAAACCCGGTTGGAAAGACATTTTCCGTATGAATCAAACAGAACTTGAGTCGGAGATTAGAAAAGTTCACTGGGATTCAACTCTTGATCCAAGGAGGAAATCTTATTTAATTCAAAATCTGATGACCAG CCGTTGGATAGCCTCTCAGCAGAAATCACAAGCATCAACAGAAGAAATCTCACGTTGTGAAGATGTTGTTGGGTGTTCACCGTCTTTTCGAGATACGGAGAAGCAGATTTTTGGATGTGAACACTACAAAAGAAACTGCAAACTTCTTGCAGCTTGCTGTGGAAAATTGTTTGCATGCAGATTCTGCCATGATGAAGTGAGCGACCATTCAATGGACAG GAAAGCGACACTAGAGATGATGTGCATGCGTTGCTTAAAAGTTCAACCAATTAGACCCAGCTGCACGACACCATCATGCAATGGATTTTCCATGGCAAAATACTATTGCAGTATATGCAAGTTCTTTGACGACGAGAG GCCGATATATCACTGTCCTTCTTGCAACCTTTGTCGTGTTGGACACGGTCTTGGAATTGATTTTTATCATTGCATGAAATGCAATTGTTGTCTGGGAAAAGGTTTGGTTGATCACAAGTGTTTGGAGAAGGCGTTAGAAACAAATTGTCCCATTTGCTGTGAGTTTTTGTTTACTTCCAGTGCAACAGTTAGACCTCTGCCTTGTGGGCATTACATGCACTCGGCTTGCTTTCAG GCATATGCTTCCAGTAACTACATTTGCCCGATATGCAGCAAATCCATGGGTAATATGGCG GTTTATTTTGGAATGCTCGATGCTCTGCTGGCTAATGAGGTTCTTCCAGAGGAGTACCGGAATCATTGGCAG GATATTCTTTGCAATGATTGTGAACAGAAATGTCGAACGCCCTTCCATTGGTTGTATCACAAGTGTGGGTTCTGCGGATCTTACAACACCAGAGTCATTACACTGCCCACAACAGATTCTGACTGCCCTACCTGA